One window of the Pseudomonas lurida genome contains the following:
- a CDS encoding magnesium and cobalt transport protein CorA produces MGRVVAAAVYSDGKKVTDITLDEGAAWAAKPNHFVWIGLEEPDAQELANLQRQFNLHELAIEDALEKHSRPKLETFGDALFIVTYSPVRENGKLEFIETHIFAGNGYIITARNGHSASYGFVRQRCEARPLLLEHGEDFVLYALLDFVTENYQPVSEAIHAEIDELERNVLCSSLSERDIQKIHGLRRDVLRLKRYVAPMVEISQELQKLSFPFIDKNMRPYFRDVQIHVTRQMEDLTTLRDIASQTIEIGVLLEASRQSVVQRKFAAWAAILAFPTAVAGIYGMNFQNMPELQWHYGYFAVLGFIAAGCTGLWASFKRSGWL; encoded by the coding sequence ATGGGTAGAGTTGTTGCGGCCGCCGTCTACAGCGACGGTAAGAAAGTCACGGATATCACCCTCGATGAAGGCGCGGCCTGGGCCGCCAAACCCAACCACTTCGTGTGGATCGGCCTGGAAGAACCCGACGCCCAGGAACTGGCCAACCTGCAACGCCAGTTCAACCTGCATGAATTGGCCATCGAAGACGCCCTGGAAAAACACAGCCGCCCCAAGCTGGAAACCTTCGGCGATGCGCTGTTTATCGTCACGTACTCACCCGTGCGCGAGAACGGCAAGCTGGAGTTCATCGAAACCCATATTTTTGCCGGCAACGGCTACATCATCACTGCACGCAACGGTCACTCCGCGTCCTACGGTTTTGTACGCCAGCGCTGTGAGGCACGACCGTTGTTGCTGGAGCACGGGGAAGATTTCGTCCTCTACGCGCTACTGGATTTCGTTACCGAGAACTACCAGCCGGTAAGCGAAGCGATCCATGCCGAGATCGACGAGCTTGAGCGCAACGTGCTGTGCAGTTCGCTGAGCGAGCGCGACATCCAGAAGATCCACGGCCTGCGTCGCGACGTGCTGCGACTCAAGCGCTATGTAGCGCCGATGGTGGAGATCAGCCAGGAACTGCAGAAGCTCAGCTTCCCTTTTATCGACAAGAACATGCGCCCGTATTTCCGTGACGTGCAGATCCACGTGACACGGCAGATGGAAGACCTCACCACCCTGCGCGATATTGCCAGCCAGACCATCGAGATCGGGGTGTTATTGGAGGCTTCGCGCCAGAGCGTGGTGCAGCGCAAATTCGCCGCGTGGGCGGCGATTCTCGCGTTCCCCACCGCAGTGGCAGGGATCTACGGGATGAACTTCCAGAACATGCCCGAGCTGCAATGGCACTACGGCTATTTTGCGGTGCTCGGGTTTATTGCGGCGGGTTGTACCGGCTTGTGGGCCAGTTTCAAGCGTTCGGGTTGGCTTTAA
- a CDS encoding amidotransferase: MSLRVCILETDILRPGLIDQYQGYGQMFKRLFSKQPIPAEFVVYNVVNGEYPSDDEVFDAYLVTGSKADSFGTDPWIQTLKTYLLERYERGDKLLGICFGHQLLALLLGGKTERAGQGWGMGIHDYKLDAKAPWMSPEVQELTLLISHQDQVTTLPENATVIASSAFCPFAAYHIGDQVLCFQGHPEFIHDYSRELLEILQTTLGEKVYTNGVASLERDHHGATVAEWMMRFVAHKSEAQV, from the coding sequence ATGTCGCTACGCGTCTGTATCCTGGAAACCGATATCCTGCGTCCAGGCTTGATCGATCAATACCAAGGGTACGGGCAGATGTTCAAGCGCCTGTTCTCCAAGCAGCCGATTCCCGCCGAGTTCGTCGTCTATAACGTGGTGAACGGTGAGTACCCATCGGACGACGAAGTGTTCGATGCTTACCTGGTGACCGGCAGCAAGGCAGACTCCTTCGGCACCGATCCGTGGATCCAGACCCTCAAGACATACTTGCTTGAACGTTACGAGCGCGGCGACAAATTGCTCGGTATCTGCTTCGGTCACCAGTTGCTGGCACTGCTGCTGGGCGGCAAGACCGAACGCGCCGGCCAGGGCTGGGGCATGGGCATTCATGACTACAAGCTCGATGCCAAGGCACCGTGGATGAGCCCTGAAGTGCAAGAACTGACGCTATTGATCAGCCACCAGGACCAGGTGACCACGTTGCCGGAGAACGCCACGGTCATCGCCTCCAGCGCGTTTTGCCCGTTCGCGGCGTACCACATCGGTGATCAAGTGCTGTGCTTCCAGGGACACCCGGAATTTATCCACGATTATTCCCGCGAGTTGCTGGAGATTCTTCAGACAACCCTGGGCGAGAAGGTCTACACCAACGGTGTGGCCAGCCTGGAGCGCGACCACCACGGCGCAACCGTGGCGGAATGGATGATGCGCTTCGTCGCACACAAATCCGAAGCCCAGGTTTAA
- a CDS encoding lysophospholipid acyltransferase family protein, which translates to MLFLLRMLLMGLHFMLAGVLGVVLGLCRPFNPDNSRLCARLYALPAMRILRLNVKADVDSLRNKPGTCVIIANHQSNYDLFVFGNVVPHRTVCIAKKSLKWVPLFGQLFWLAGNVLIDRGNAHKARRAMLTTTRTLQHEDTSIWVFPEGTRNLGKGLLPFKKGAFHMAIAAGVPIVQVCVSNYVTHMQLNRWNSGDVLIRSLPPIPTTGLTSDDIPALMQTCHAQMQACIEAMDRELQTVSAPRPL; encoded by the coding sequence ATGCTTTTTCTGTTGCGTATGTTGTTGATGGGCCTGCACTTTATGCTCGCCGGTGTGCTGGGTGTGGTGCTGGGTCTCTGCCGGCCGTTCAACCCGGACAACAGCCGCCTGTGTGCTCGCCTCTACGCGCTGCCGGCCATGCGGATATTGCGGTTGAACGTGAAGGCCGACGTGGACTCGCTGCGCAACAAGCCCGGCACCTGCGTGATCATTGCCAACCACCAGTCCAACTATGACCTGTTCGTGTTCGGCAACGTGGTGCCGCATCGCACGGTGTGCATCGCCAAGAAAAGCCTGAAATGGGTGCCGCTGTTCGGCCAGCTGTTCTGGCTGGCGGGCAATGTGCTGATCGACCGGGGCAATGCGCACAAGGCACGTCGCGCGATGCTCACCACCACCCGCACGTTGCAGCACGAAGACACCTCGATCTGGGTGTTCCCGGAAGGCACGCGCAACCTGGGGAAGGGTTTGCTGCCGTTCAAGAAAGGCGCGTTCCATATGGCGATTGCGGCCGGTGTGCCTATCGTGCAGGTGTGTGTCAGCAACTACGTCACGCACATGCAGCTCAATCGCTGGAACAGTGGTGATGTGCTCATACGTTCGTTGCCGCCAATTCCTACGACAGGCCTGACCTCAGATGACATCCCGGCGTTGATGCAGACTTGCCACGCGCAGATGCAGGCGTGCATAGAGGCAATGGATCGCGAATTGCAAACCGTCTCGGCGCCGCGCCCTCTCTAA